In one window of Legionella fallonii LLAP-10 DNA:
- a CDS encoding RluA family pseudouridine synthase, translating into MSEVSYKEISSEEEGQRLDNYLIRILKGVPKSHIYRIIRGGEVRINKKRSQVSTRLHAGDIVRIPPIRISQSQEIFVGDALAKRLKECIIFEDPRLLVINKPSGIAVHGGSGLSLGVIEALRKTRQDLPYLELVHRLDKETSGCLLLAKKRSTLRSIQALLEARQIQKTYWALLTHSWEGKKKVTVNAALEKNILKSGERVVLVKDEGKASETDFKLLENYNQACWVEASPKTGRTHQIRVHSAHLGHVIVGDKKYGSLAGEVEGIDNDRNRLYLHARAIQFELNGTKLSFQANLDEQFANTLKQLRARSIVSNE; encoded by the coding sequence ATGAGTGAAGTAAGTTATAAAGAAATTAGCAGTGAAGAGGAAGGACAGCGTCTAGATAATTACTTAATTCGTATTTTGAAAGGTGTTCCTAAAAGCCACATTTATAGAATTATACGAGGCGGTGAAGTCCGAATTAATAAAAAAAGATCTCAAGTTAGCACTCGCCTGCATGCAGGGGATATTGTACGTATTCCACCCATTCGTATTTCACAGTCGCAAGAAATTTTTGTCGGTGATGCTTTGGCAAAACGTCTTAAAGAATGTATTATTTTTGAAGATCCTCGTCTTTTAGTTATTAATAAGCCTTCAGGTATAGCAGTGCATGGTGGTAGTGGTTTAAGCCTTGGTGTCATAGAAGCCTTAAGAAAAACCAGACAAGATTTGCCCTATTTAGAATTGGTTCATCGATTAGATAAAGAAACATCAGGCTGTCTCTTATTGGCCAAGAAAAGAAGTACTTTAAGATCGATCCAGGCTTTGCTAGAAGCCCGACAAATTCAGAAGACTTATTGGGCATTATTAACGCACTCTTGGGAAGGTAAAAAGAAAGTGACAGTTAATGCAGCCCTTGAAAAAAATATATTAAAATCAGGCGAGCGAGTGGTTTTAGTTAAAGACGAAGGTAAGGCTTCGGAGACCGATTTTAAATTGTTAGAAAATTACAACCAGGCGTGTTGGGTTGAAGCAAGCCCTAAAACGGGACGTACCCATCAAATTCGTGTTCATAGTGCGCATCTAGGCCATGTTATTGTGGGCGACAAAAAATATGGATCTCTTGCGGGAGAAGTCGAAGGAATAGATAATGACCGAAATCGTCTTTATTTGCATGCAAGGGCAATTCAATTTGAATTG